One genomic segment of Chitinophagales bacterium includes these proteins:
- a CDS encoding ATP-binding protein: MRKGIVKDIIVDNQEEDYSHIYARDIILPIKTNKIISLTGVRRCGKTHVLFHTIKKLLEEGVEKQNILHINFEDERIDWETADLDLILQAYTELHPNINLKECYFFFDEIQNVKDWQKFIRRVDDSVSKNIFITGSNSSMLSSDIATSLRGRNINYEIFPLSFSEYLRFNKMSTNYVGTKQKSEINRLFQKYLKEGGFPELINLSDDVKQKTLQEYFYVMLYKDIIERYEVSNPTTLKYFLNRVLVNVGKPTSVHKIYNELKSGGYKVSKNTLYDFLEYSEAVYLNFALQKFDYSLIKRESADKKNYFIDNGLMNALTFKFSKDYGMLLENLVYLHLRRMYKNELFYYKNGKECDFVIFEKEKVKHLIQVCYNTEDTDTLNREVKSLIYTAKKLDKKEGIIITLNDTERIIEEGQFKITIMPIIKFLLTNILD, from the coding sequence ATGAGAAAAGGTATAGTAAAGGATATTATAGTAGATAATCAAGAAGAAGATTATAGCCATATATACGCAAGAGATATTATTTTGCCTATAAAAACTAATAAAATAATAAGTCTTACGGGTGTTAGGCGGTGTGGTAAAACGCACGTTTTATTTCATACTATAAAAAAACTATTAGAAGAAGGCGTAGAAAAGCAGAATATATTGCATATAAATTTTGAAGATGAAAGAATAGATTGGGAAACTGCCGATTTAGATTTAATACTTCAAGCTTATACCGAATTGCACCCAAATATCAATTTAAAAGAATGTTATTTCTTTTTTGATGAAATACAAAATGTAAAAGACTGGCAAAAGTTTATAAGAAGAGTAGATGATTCTGTAAGTAAAAACATATTTATAACAGGCTCAAATTCTTCAATGTTGAGTAGCGATATAGCTACAAGTTTAAGAGGGCGAAACATAAATTATGAAATATTCCCCTTGTCATTTTCTGAATATTTGAGATTTAATAAGATGTCAACTAATTATGTTGGTACAAAACAAAAAAGCGAAATAAACAGACTGTTTCAAAAATACTTAAAAGAAGGTGGATTTCCGGAATTAATCAATTTATCTGATGATGTTAAACAGAAAACACTGCAAGAATATTTTTACGTAATGTTGTATAAAGACATTATAGAACGCTATGAAGTTAGCAATCCTACTACGCTTAAATATTTCTTAAATAGGGTTTTAGTAAATGTAGGAAAACCCACATCTGTACACAAAATATATAATGAGTTAAAATCGGGTGGATATAAAGTTTCTAAAAACACTTTGTACGATTTTTTAGAATATTCAGAAGCAGTTTATTTGAATTTTGCTCTTCAAAAATTTGATTATTCATTAATAAAAAGAGAAAGTGCAGACAAAAAAAACTACTTTATAGATAATGGATTAATGAACGCTTTAACTTTTAAGTTTTCTAAAGATTACGGTATGTTGTTAGAAAATTTAGTTTACTTACATCTCAGAAGGATGTATAAAAATGAACTGTTTTACTACAAAAACGGAAAAGAGTGCGATTTTGTAATATTTGAAAAAGAAAAAGTAAAACACTTAATACAAGTTTGCTACAATACTGAAGATACAGATACTTTAAATAGAGAAGTGAAGAGTTTAATATATACAGCTAAAAAATTAGATAAAAAAGAAGGTATAATAATAACTTTAAACGATACTGAAAGAATAATAGAGGAAGGTCAATTTAAAATAACTATAATGCCTATAATTAAATTTTTGCTAACAAATATTTTAGATTAA
- the lpxB gene encoding lipid-A-disaccharide synthase, which yields MKYYLIAGEASGDMHGANLMLAIKQQDTTAEFRFWGGDKMAQIPNATQVEHYKNTAFMGFVEVLKHLRTIFKFIKQCKEDIQNYQPDVVIFIDYPGFNLRIAKFVKEIGIKTVYYISPQVWAWKENRVKKIKQYIDKMLVILPFEKDFYKKWNYNVVYVGHPLLDEISDRKYPLNIQKEKPIIALLPGSRKQEIEKILPEFLSVVNQFKAYQFVVAGLSHIEDEVYTNLIGNKNVIVVKNNTYGILQQSHAAIVASGTATLETALFGVPLFVGYKGNFLSYYIGRMLVKIKFISLVNLIFNEQVVTELIQNDLNKENIEKELKNILSNPKREQMIAKFQLLRQKLGNKGASTVAATEILSLINSK from the coding sequence ATGAAATACTACTTAATAGCAGGCGAAGCCAGTGGCGATATGCACGGAGCTAATTTAATGCTTGCTATTAAGCAACAAGATACTACTGCCGAATTTCGTTTTTGGGGTGGCGATAAAATGGCTCAAATACCCAATGCTACACAGGTAGAACACTACAAAAACACCGCATTTATGGGTTTTGTAGAGGTGCTAAAACATCTCCGAACCATTTTTAAATTTATAAAGCAGTGCAAAGAAGATATACAAAACTATCAGCCGGATGTTGTTATTTTTATTGATTACCCTGGTTTTAATTTAAGAATAGCCAAGTTTGTAAAAGAAATAGGAATAAAAACAGTCTATTACATATCTCCGCAAGTGTGGGCGTGGAAAGAAAATAGGGTAAAAAAAATAAAGCAATACATAGATAAAATGCTGGTTATTTTGCCTTTTGAAAAAGATTTTTACAAAAAGTGGAATTATAATGTTGTTTATGTGGGGCATCCTTTGTTAGATGAAATTTCGGATAGAAAATATCCTTTAAATATTCAAAAGGAAAAGCCAATTATTGCTCTTTTGCCCGGAAGTAGAAAGCAGGAAATAGAAAAGATTTTACCTGAATTTTTAAGTGTAGTAAATCAATTTAAAGCGTACCAATTTGTTGTAGCTGGTTTATCGCATATTGAAGATGAAGTTTATACTAATTTAATAGGTAATAAGAATGTAATAGTAGTTAAAAACAATACTTACGGAATATTGCAACAAAGCCATGCTGCCATAGTGGCAAGTGGTACAGCCACACTTGAAACAGCCTTGTTTGGCGTGCCATTGTTTGTAGGCTACAAAGGAAATTTTTTATCTTATTATATTGGTAGAATGTTAGTGAAAATTAAGTTTATTTCGTTGGTAAACCTAATTTTTAACGAGCAGGTAGTTACAGAGTTAATTCAAAATGATTTAAACAAAGAAAATATAGAGAAAGAGTTAAAAAACATACTTTCAAATCCTAAAAGAGAACAAATGATAGCTAAATTTCAGTTATTGAGGCAAAAATTAGGAAATAAAGGAGCTTCTACAGTAGCTGCAACAGAAATATTGAGTCTTATAAATTCTAAATAA
- a CDS encoding triose-phosphate isomerase: MRNKLVVGNWKMNTTIDEAIALINNLNKELDEQQTVVCVPFTHISELSKIKKANIKIGAQNISAHSNGAYTGEISNVMLKSLSVAYVIVGHSERREYHNETNEVVNTKVKRALESGITPIICFGESLTLRKENKHLPFIEKQIKEALLNISAEEFKQCVLAYEPIWAIGTGETATPAQAQEVHAFVRNLLTKLYNNALSEKCKILYGGSVKPSNASALFKEKDIDGALVGGASLKAVDFTQIINA, encoded by the coding sequence ATGAGAAATAAATTAGTAGTAGGTAATTGGAAAATGAATACCACAATAGATGAAGCTATTGCACTTATCAATAACTTAAATAAAGAACTTGATGAGCAGCAAACTGTAGTTTGTGTTCCATTTACGCACATTAGTGAGCTTTCAAAAATTAAAAAGGCTAACATAAAAATAGGAGCTCAAAATATTTCGGCACATAGCAATGGTGCTTATACAGGCGAAATATCAAATGTTATGCTTAAAAGCTTAAGCGTAGCTTATGTTATAGTAGGGCATTCCGAAAGGCGAGAATACCATAATGAAACAAACGAAGTGGTAAATACGAAAGTAAAAAGAGCCTTAGAAAGTGGCATAACGCCAATAATTTGCTTTGGCGAATCTTTAACTTTAAGAAAAGAAAACAAACATTTGCCTTTTATAGAAAAACAAATAAAAGAAGCTTTATTAAATATTTCAGCAGAAGAATTTAAACAGTGTGTTTTAGCTTATGAACCCATTTGGGCAATAGGTACAGGAGAAACAGCCACGCCTGCACAAGCACAAGAAGTGCACGCTTTTGTGCGTAATTTATTAACAAAATTATACAATAACGCATTGTCTGAAAAATGCAAAATACTATATGGAGGTAGTGTTAAACCAAGCAATGCTTCAGCTTTGTTTAAAGAAAAAGATATAGATGGAGCTTTAGTGGGCGGAGCATCCTTAAAAGCAGTTGATTTTACACAAATAATAAATGCCTAA
- the surE gene encoding 5'/3'-nucleotidase SurE, with translation MENKKPLILVTNDDGITAPGIRALVEVAKEFGTVVVVAPDSPQSGMGHAVTLNKPLRMHPSQVFEGIESYECSGTPVDCVKIAVDKVLNRKPDLCVSGINHGSNSSINIIYSGTMSAAVEAALEDIPSVGFSLCDFAYEADFSAAQDAARKIIPQILSKGLAHNTLLNVNVPKGTKINGIKVCRQAYAKWEEEFDKRQDPHGRDYYWLTGKFVNKDRGQDTDEWALQHGYVSVVPVQFDLTAHHGINFINENWDI, from the coding sequence ATGGAAAATAAAAAACCTTTAATTTTAGTAACTAATGATGATGGAATTACTGCACCGGGCATAAGAGCGTTGGTTGAAGTAGCCAAAGAGTTTGGAACAGTAGTAGTGGTAGCTCCCGATAGCCCACAGAGTGGCATGGGGCATGCTGTTACATTAAACAAGCCATTGCGTATGCATCCTTCTCAAGTTTTTGAGGGAATAGAATCTTATGAATGTTCCGGCACTCCGGTAGATTGTGTTAAAATAGCTGTAGATAAAGTACTAAACAGAAAACCCGATTTATGTGTTTCTGGTATTAATCACGGAAGCAATTCATCTATAAATATAATTTATTCCGGCACCATGTCGGCAGCCGTAGAAGCCGCTTTAGAAGATATTCCTTCTGTAGGCTTTTCTTTATGCGATTTTGCTTACGAAGCAGATTTTTCTGCGGCACAAGATGCCGCAAGAAAAATTATACCTCAAATATTAAGTAAAGGTTTGGCTCACAATACTTTATTAAATGTAAACGTTCCTAAAGGAACAAAAATAAATGGCATAAAAGTATGCCGACAAGCATACGCCAAGTGGGAAGAAGAATTTGATAAACGTCAAGACCCTCACGGGAGAGATTATTATTGGCTAACAGGAAAATTCGTAAACAAAGACAGAGGTCAAGATACAGACGAATGGGCTTTACAGCATGGTTACGTTTCTGTAGTGCCTGTGCAGTTTGATTTAACAGCACATCACGGTATTAATTTTATAAATGAAAACTGGGATATATGA
- the prmA gene encoding 50S ribosomal protein L11 methyltransferase, producing the protein MQDYKVVTFKETQQQNDILIALLSQLNYNSFEEIDDNTLDAYILKEDYSENEVKEILQQLESFKDIQFLVKDLENKNWNEEWEKSFKPIKISDKCVVRAPFHDATNAKFELLIEPKMAFGTGHHATTEMMLKLMLDIDFKEKNVLDFGAGTGILSLLASKMGAKNIVANDIEEDAFENMKENFELNNCKNIKPLCGDFKVLPTPKKYQVILANVTTNIIKQNFNNLVSLLLVGGDILFSGILKDQSEEIEKLAQNLKLIKKTEQNNWIALHYKNK; encoded by the coding sequence ATGCAAGATTATAAAGTAGTTACTTTTAAAGAAACCCAACAACAAAATGACATTTTAATTGCTTTGCTAAGTCAGTTAAATTACAATTCATTTGAAGAAATAGATGACAATACTTTAGATGCTTATATTTTAAAAGAAGATTATTCGGAAAATGAAGTAAAAGAAATATTGCAACAGCTTGAAAGTTTTAAGGATATTCAATTTTTGGTTAAAGATTTAGAAAATAAAAATTGGAACGAAGAGTGGGAAAAAAGTTTTAAACCCATAAAAATAAGCGATAAATGTGTAGTTCGAGCCCCTTTTCATGATGCTACAAACGCAAAATTTGAGCTACTTATAGAACCCAAAATGGCATTTGGCACGGGGCATCACGCCACTACAGAAATGATGCTAAAACTAATGTTAGATATTGATTTTAAAGAAAAAAATGTGTTAGATTTTGGAGCGGGAACAGGAATTTTAAGTTTGTTAGCATCTAAAATGGGAGCTAAAAATATAGTGGCTAACGATATAGAAGAAGATGCTTTTGAAAATATGAAAGAAAATTTTGAGCTCAATAATTGTAAGAATATCAAGCCTTTGTGTGGAGATTTTAAGGTGTTGCCCACTCCTAAAAAATACCAAGTTATATTAGCTAATGTTACCACCAATATCATTAAGCAAAATTTTAATAATTTAGTGTCGTTATTATTAGTTGGAGGCGATATTTTATTTAGTGGAATTTTAAAAGACCAATCGGAAGAAATAGAAAAGTTGGCTCAAAACTTGAAATTAATTAAAAAAACGGAGCAAAATAATTGGATTGCTCTACATTATAAAAACAAATGA
- a CDS encoding gliding motility-associated C-terminal domain-containing protein: MGTSGGGGGGSILLEANNIDNVTINVNGGRGNDSRKTSGSSNATGGSGGGGGGGLISYSGASFLGTVSANVSGGIAGNSYDREGDLRLAPYKGVDGTNGTTSFNYSIPFSNSIFSTGTVIAGGTLNTPINTCVGDSVYFTFSTNPTSGQSYVWQVDSSGTWEYLSNNATFVNTTSQNLSIRTVVSSMSTHQYRLMVYNSCDSVYSTVATLSIGASPTISIQPLNYTTCASSNALFYVSATNADAYQWQLFDGTNWNNLSNNATYTGVTNDSLTVNNVTTGFNGNLYRVIASNSCTSVNSNSAELIIDNQPIVATAMLDTIKVCSGTDTILVANYTGQVDSVQWQVDEGSGFIDLVNNANYQNVHNDTLVFQNISQAFDGYIYRALLFNNCGSSAVSEEIILSVFDAPSVSVNPLTNACEGQGVFVSISNLTGSNITYQWQVDTTGVWQNLGDSLGYSNTTGNFLGFSSSITHPSINTDNYRVQITTDCGMAVSNVFRLNVSPAPQISIQPINDSVCIGDNAQFFIQGNNIDSFQWQNNQSGSYANLVDGVKFSGVHNDTLTINNIQSSDLGILYRVRIYGVNHTCTHVTSTTVQIFLSDTVQITQQATDETVCAGNSTSFAINAINANSYQWQVDEGSGFINLTNNTNYAGVNTDSLHLNNIPQTFDGYIFRCVVSNNCGSSNTNQYTLTVNNTQTYNQNVVLCYNDSLVLNNGTVVHNTGVYNDTIANGLCDSIITYNVTALPIVSSTSSEQICANDSFQMNNGTFVYNQGMYVDTFLNATAQNCDSFHYVNLSIIPLVYDTVLQNICSGDTFISPNGNAIWNNGFVTDTFNTAQCDSFVSYNVSLLPISNTTSTINICSNDSLLLQNGTYVNTAGMYIDTFTNATTQGCDSLHYINLTVSNPHFDTLYQNICTGDTFISPNGQELITNGNVTDTINGMVCDSFVTYNISLSPLNFDTIFATICSNENYTLPSGIIVNTTGAYNDTISVATSCDSIITTNLTVLQTSSSSYTDTICSINESYTLPSGTVVVGEGIYFDTIPNVAFCDSFITINLNYLPKINATTIYRTFCNGESYVLPSGRIVFNSGVYNDTVVTSLGCDSIMTFNLVEELPLSITNQSTDVEVCEGENATLFVVATGANIQYQWQENGLDMAGQTTSSLTLNNVITGNLYNVVVYNNCDTLYSQNISVDLYEEATVLSQSENIEQCGGFSFIVFVEANNVTAYQWQIDEGNGFVNLNNGSLNGTTTQITGANNDTLIISNYDTDISGSVFNVVMTTQCGETLNFNSVSAIITQAVVLDNTQNDTTICTHEINPITVSYVSGSAVWSNGDYGQTFTPTETGVYTVEFTDANNCPNSDKIYVEIKDCLADCAVFMPTGFSPNNSGVNDVLKAIYNCDIDFFEFSIYNRYGEKVFYTNDFTIGWDGTYRGKDAEIGIYTWHLEYKFTDKTNTESLNGNTTLIR; this comes from the coding sequence ATGGGAACATCTGGAGGAGGAGGAGGAGGTTCTATTTTATTAGAAGCAAATAATATTGATAATGTTACTATAAATGTTAATGGAGGAAGAGGTAACGATTCAAGAAAAACATCAGGTTCTTCTAATGCTACAGGAGGCTCAGGCGGAGGAGGAGGCGGAGGTCTAATTTCTTATAGTGGAGCAAGTTTTCTTGGTACTGTTTCTGCAAACGTGAGTGGAGGAATAGCAGGAAATAGCTATGACAGAGAAGGAGATTTACGTTTAGCACCATATAAAGGTGTTGACGGAACAAATGGAACAACATCATTTAACTATTCTATCCCTTTCTCAAATAGTATTTTTTCTACAGGAACGGTTATTGCAGGAGGTACATTAAATACGCCTATAAATACTTGTGTAGGCGATTCTGTTTATTTTACTTTTTCTACTAACCCTACAAGTGGACAAAGTTATGTGTGGCAAGTAGATAGTAGCGGTACATGGGAATATTTAAGCAATAATGCAACTTTTGTAAATACCACTTCTCAAAATTTGAGTATTAGAACTGTAGTAAGTTCAATGAGCACGCATCAATACAGATTAATGGTTTATAATTCTTGCGATAGCGTTTATTCTACTGTGGCTACATTAAGTATAGGTGCAAGCCCAACTATAAGTATTCAACCTTTAAATTATACTACTTGTGCCAGTTCTAATGCTTTATTTTATGTAAGTGCCACAAATGCCGATGCATACCAATGGCAATTGTTTGATGGTACTAATTGGAATAATTTAAGTAATAATGCCACATATACGGGAGTTACTAATGATTCTTTAACCGTAAATAATGTTACTACCGGTTTTAATGGGAATTTGTACAGAGTTATTGCATCAAATTCTTGTACTTCTGTTAATTCTAATTCTGCCGAATTAATTATAGATAATCAGCCAATAGTTGCCACAGCCATGTTAGATACTATTAAAGTTTGCTCTGGAACAGATACCATTTTAGTCGCCAACTATACAGGGCAGGTAGATAGTGTACAATGGCAAGTAGATGAAGGCAGTGGTTTTATAGATTTAGTTAATAATGCCAATTATCAAAATGTGCATAATGATACTTTGGTCTTCCAAAACATTTCACAGGCTTTTGATGGCTACATATACCGAGCTTTATTATTCAATAATTGCGGTAGCAGTGCTGTTAGCGAAGAAATTATCCTATCGGTTTTTGATGCACCTTCTGTTTCCGTTAATCCATTAACTAATGCTTGCGAAGGACAAGGGGTATTTGTATCTATTAGTAATTTAACAGGTTCTAACATAACTTACCAATGGCAGGTAGATACTACAGGCGTATGGCAAAATTTGGGAGATTCTTTAGGATATTCTAATACTACAGGAAACTTTTTAGGCTTTTCAAGTAGTATAACGCACCCCAGTATTAATACAGATAATTATCGGGTGCAAATTACTACAGACTGTGGGATGGCAGTTTCTAATGTTTTTCGTTTAAATGTTTCTCCAGCACCACAAATTAGTATTCAACCTATAAATGATTCGGTTTGTATTGGAGATAATGCTCAATTTTTTATTCAAGGCAATAATATAGATTCTTTTCAATGGCAAAATAATCAAAGTGGTTCTTATGCTAATTTAGTAGATGGTGTAAAATTTTCTGGCGTTCATAATGATACTTTAACTATAAATAATATCCAGAGTTCTGATTTGGGTATTTTATATAGAGTTCGTATTTATGGTGTAAATCATACATGTACTCATGTAACAAGCACTACAGTTCAAATATTTTTAAGTGATACCGTACAAATAACTCAGCAAGCTACAGATGAAACCGTATGTGCAGGAAATTCAACTTCTTTTGCCATAAATGCCATAAATGCAAATTCTTATCAATGGCAAGTAGATGAAGGTAGCGGATTTATAAATTTAACAAACAATACAAATTATGCTGGTGTAAATACAGATTCTTTACACCTAAATAATATTCCTCAAACTTTTGATGGTTATATTTTTAGATGCGTAGTAAGTAATAATTGTGGTTCTTCAAATACTAATCAATATACACTTACCGTAAATAATACGCAAACTTACAACCAAAACGTGGTGCTTTGTTATAATGATTCTTTAGTGTTAAACAATGGTACTGTTGTTCATAATACTGGTGTTTATAATGACACTATTGCTAATGGTTTGTGCGATTCTATAATTACTTATAATGTTACAGCCTTACCTATTGTTTCCAGTACAAGTTCTGAACAAATATGTGCTAACGATAGCTTCCAAATGAACAATGGAACTTTTGTTTATAATCAAGGTATGTATGTAGATACTTTTTTAAATGCCACAGCTCAAAATTGCGATAGTTTTCATTATGTAAATTTGAGCATAATACCTTTAGTTTATGATACAGTACTTCAAAATATATGCAGTGGAGATACCTTTATTTCTCCTAATGGAAATGCAATATGGAATAATGGTTTTGTAACCGATACTTTTAATACTGCTCAGTGCGATTCTTTTGTCAGCTATAATGTTTCCTTATTGCCAATTTCAAATACTACATCTACTATAAATATTTGTAGTAATGACAGTTTATTATTGCAAAATGGAACTTATGTTAATACCGCAGGAATGTATATAGATACATTTACTAATGCTACTACTCAAGGTTGCGATAGTTTGCATTATATTAATTTAACGGTGTCTAATCCGCATTTTGATACACTGTACCAAAATATTTGTACAGGAGATACCTTTATTTCTCCTAATGGGCAAGAGTTAATAACCAACGGAAACGTAACCGACACAATAAATGGTATGGTTTGCGATTCTTTTGTTACTTATAATATTTCTTTGTCGCCTTTAAATTTTGATACCATTTTTGCTACCATTTGCTCTAATGAAAATTACACTTTACCAAGTGGAATAATAGTTAACACAACGGGAGCATATAATGATACTATTTCCGTTGCCACTTCTTGCGATAGCATTATTACTACTAATTTAACGGTATTGCAAACAAGCTCTTCAAGTTATACAGATACCATTTGCTCAATTAATGAAAGCTATACTTTGCCAAGCGGTACAGTTGTAGTAGGAGAAGGAATTTATTTTGATACTATTCCGAATGTTGCATTCTGTGATAGTTTTATTACCATAAATCTAAATTATTTGCCCAAAATAAATGCTACCACTATTTATAGAACTTTTTGTAATGGAGAAAGTTATGTTTTGCCAAGTGGAAGAATAGTATTTAACTCCGGTGTTTATAATGATACAGTTGTTACTTCATTAGGTTGTGATTCTATTATGACCTTTAATTTAGTAGAAGAATTGCCTTTAAGTATAACTAATCAAAGTACTGATGTGGAAGTTTGTGAAGGAGAAAATGCTACTTTATTTGTAGTGGCTACAGGTGCTAATATTCAATATCAATGGCAAGAAAATGGATTGGATATGGCAGGACAAACAACGTCAAGTTTAACTTTAAATAATGTAATTACAGGAAATTTATATAATGTAGTGGTGTATAATAATTGTGATACTTTATATAGTCAAAATATAAGTGTGGATTTATATGAAGAAGCTACCGTTTTAAGTCAGTCTGAAAATATAGAACAGTGTGGAGGGTTTTCTTTTATAGTTTTTGTAGAAGCAAATAATGTTACAGCATATCAATGGCAAATAGACGAAGGAAATGGTTTTGTTAATTTGAATAATGGAAGTTTAAATGGAACTACTACACAAATAACAGGAGCAAACAATGATACGCTTATTATTTCAAATTATGATACTGATATTTCGGGCTCAGTTTTTAATGTAGTAATGACTACCCAATGCGGAGAAACTTTAAATTTTAATTCAGTAAGTGCAATTATAACTCAAGCTGTTGTGTTAGATAATACTCAAAATGATACTACAATTTGTACTCACGAAATTAATCCAATTACAGTTTCTTATGTTAGTGGCTCAGCCGTATGGAGCAATGGAGATTATGGTCAAACTTTTACGCCAACAGAAACAGGCGTATATACAGTTGAATTTACAGATGCTAATAATTGTCCTAATTCTGATAAAATTTATGTAGAAATTAAAGATTGTTTGGCTGATTGTGCTGTATTTATGCCTACAGGATTTTCTCCTAATAATTCGGGCGTAAATGATGTGTTAAAAGCTATTTATAATTGTGATATTGATTTCTTTGAATTTTCTATTTATAACAGATATGGCGAAAAAGTATTTTATACTAATGATTTCACTATTGGCTGGGACGGAACTTACAGAGGTAAAGATGCCGAAATAGGTATTTATACTTGGCATTTAGAATATAAGTTTACAGACAAAACTAATACTGAATCTTTAAATGGAAATACCACTCTAATTAGATGA
- a CDS encoding GlmU family protein — protein sequence MRVENYILNDIYKDWANLNPLTLSKPVSSLRIGIDTIKEKWEFLLKENVSIKTCVPHLQSFDSDFNNENINIYVNSSVIPNKLLVEKIKVLQVGETLYKDGVQIASKIDFNQKSLEKDVHYSEEVTKINFPWDIFKLNDKVLKADFERITANRTSQKLSSTNIVIGDTKQIFLEEGAIVEVAVLNTKSGPIYVGKNTEIMEGSVVRGGLALCQGAALKLSTKIYGATTVGPHSKVGGEVNNSVIQGYSNKGHDGFLGNSVIGEWCNLGADTNNSNLKNNYGNVRVYNYFKKDMVDSSLQFLGLIMGDHSKCGINTMFNTGTVVGVFANIFGGGFPSKFIPSFSWGGAEGFSSYKLEKAYEVAEKVMERRNINLTEQDKEILKHIFEQRENEK from the coding sequence ATGAGAGTTGAAAACTATATCCTAAACGATATATATAAAGATTGGGCTAATCTTAATCCACTTACTTTATCCAAGCCCGTTTCGTCATTAAGAATTGGCATTGATACCATTAAAGAAAAATGGGAATTTTTATTGAAAGAAAATGTTAGTATAAAAACTTGTGTGCCACATCTCCAATCTTTTGATAGTGATTTTAACAATGAAAACATAAATATTTATGTTAATTCAAGTGTTATTCCCAATAAACTTTTAGTAGAAAAAATAAAAGTACTTCAAGTAGGAGAAACTTTATATAAAGACGGTGTTCAAATAGCTTCAAAAATTGATTTTAACCAAAAAAGCTTAGAAAAAGATGTTCACTATTCTGAAGAAGTAACTAAAATAAATTTTCCTTGGGATATTTTTAAACTAAACGATAAAGTTTTAAAAGCAGATTTTGAAAGAATTACAGCCAATAGAACTTCTCAAAAGTTAAGTTCTACAAATATTGTAATTGGAGATACTAAACAGATTTTTCTGGAAGAAGGAGCAATAGTTGAAGTAGCAGTTTTAAATACCAAAAGTGGACCAATTTACGTGGGCAAAAATACCGAAATAATGGAAGGAAGTGTTGTAAGAGGCGGTTTAGCTTTATGCCAAGGAGCAGCTTTAAAATTAAGCACTAAAATATATGGAGCTACAACGGTGGGGCCTCATAGTAAAGTGGGCGGAGAAGTAAATAATTCTGTAATTCAAGGCTATTCAAATAAAGGACATGATGGATTTTTAGGAAATTCTGTAATAGGCGAGTGGTGCAATTTGGGAGCGGACACTAATAATTCTAATTTGAAAAACAACTATGGCAATGTTAGAGTTTACAATTATTTTAAAAAAGATATGGTAGATTCTAGCTTGCAATTTTTGGGCTTAATAATGGGCGACCATAGCAAATGTGGCATTAATACCATGTTTAATACAGGAACAGTAGTGGGCGTTTTTGCTAATATTTTTGGTGGTGGTTTTCCCAGTAAATTTATTCCATCGTTTAGTTGGGGCGGAGCAGAGGGTTTTAGCTCGTATAAATTAGAAAAAGCTTATGAAGTAGCTGAAAAAGTAATGGAAAGACGCAATATAAATTTAACAGAGCAAGATAAAGAAATATTAAAGCATATATTTGAACAAAGAGAAAATGAGAAATAA